DNA sequence from the Leptospirillum ferrooxidans C2-3 genome:
ATTGGGAATCCACCGGAAGGTAATGAAAGGGAATCCGGTTCCACTCGACAAATGATCGCAAGTTTTCATGGTTCGAAAGGATTGAGACAATCTCGAACGGCCCATCTCCGGTGGAGGCCCGGTGAATGAGTTCGTTGACACAGTGATCTTCCCGGCTCGCAAGAACCACAACACGCTTTTTCTGGCCAGTATCCCAAATGCGCCACTTGATACCAAAACGGTCGGCGATGGGGGAAAAGAGATCCGAAAAAGCGTCCTGGGGAAAGTCCAGACTATCGGCCCTGATCGCCTGACGCATGAAAAACCATTGGGTGGAAGGATCTGAATGATAGCTGGCTTCATCGATCCAGCCTCCGTGATCTGCCAGAAATCCGCTGACAGCCGAAATGATCCCGCACGCATCCGGACAGGACATGGTCAACACAAGGTGTCTCAAGGTGATCCTTTCCGTCTAAAGATCATCTTTCTCATCATACCCGGAATTCTCAGAATGGGTGAGGTCGATCGCCCCGTTGTCTCCCGACCGGCAGATCAAAGGTGGTGATCTCGATCCAGTGGCCATCGGGATCGAAGAAATAAATAGAGAGGGAAATGCCATGGTCGTCGGTCGTAAAGGGAATCTGCCTTTTGGCCATTTCCATCACAGCCTCATCAAAACCTTCGCGATCCACATTGAATGCCAGATGACGGTCCGGATCGGATCCTGGCGATGGAGGAAGCGGAAGTGTCACAGCCGGATGGATCAGCGCGACACAAGTCTCTCCCGCACACATCATGGCCGGATAGTCGCCCCATTCCTTCTCATAACGCCGGGTCAATCCCAGAACGTCCTGATACCACCGGATCGATCT
Encoded proteins:
- a CDS encoding VOC family protein, with product MDECRDVNPFYFSRRFGVIGANRMKIRHIDHVAIPVSDLARSIRWYQDVLGLTRRYEKEWGDYPAMMCAGETCVALIHPAVTLPLPPSPGSDPDRHLAFNVDREGFDEAVMEMAKRQIPFTTDDHGISLSIYFFDPDGHWIEITTFDLPVGRQRGDRPHPF
- the purU gene encoding formyltetrahydrofolate deformylase, with the protein product MRHLVLTMSCPDACGIISAVSGFLADHGGWIDEASYHSDPSTQWFFMRQAIRADSLDFPQDAFSDLFSPIADRFGIKWRIWDTGQKKRVVVLASREDHCVNELIHRASTGDGPFEIVSILSNHENLRSFVEWNRIPFHYLPVDSQSPQDHFSEIARLFLEYKGDVMVLARYMRILPESICTRFSGRILNIHHSFLPSFAGASPYRQAFLRGVKLIGATCHYVTAELDAGPIIEQDVIRIDHGDSPEEMARLGRDIEKLVLARGLRYHVEDRVLVHDNRTIVFH